Proteins co-encoded in one Candidatus Nezhaarchaeota archaeon genomic window:
- a CDS encoding winged helix-turn-helix transcriptional regulator, which yields MEESEVLGRLKEMKGAQVEVHLIDGRVLRGYLEEVDFDLLNVLLRDVVVENGRRVPLALVSGGYVATMYFTGPKLLGDLELKILSILQRNPSLSAADVAKMINERPSKVKSVIRKLKRNGLVSSDSHERKA from the coding sequence TTGGAGGAATCTGAGGTACTCGGGCGCCTGAAGGAGATGAAGGGGGCTCAAGTAGAAGTTCACTTAATAGATGGTAGGGTACTCCGTGGCTACCTTGAGGAGGTGGACTTCGACCTCTTAAACGTCCTCCTCAGGGACGTCGTAGTTGAAAACGGACGTAGAGTACCCCTAGCCCTAGTCTCAGGAGGCTACGTAGCTACTATGTACTTTACTGGCCCTAAGCTACTAGGGGACCTTGAGCTCAAGATACTCTCGATTCTTCAGCGAAACCCCTCGCTATCAGCGGCCGACGTGGCCAAGATGATTAATGAGAGGCCGAGCAAAGTTAAGTCGGTGATTCGTAAGCTTAAGCGCAACGGCCTCGTGTCCTCAGATAGCCATGAGCGCAAGGCTTAA
- a CDS encoding helix-turn-helix domain-containing protein — protein sequence MRGKRLEASPSPSYAKAMPRGAKDFLLKESIRILRESGFRVSTTLIDRRSSFDLMARRDLSLLVAKAVEELDKVTEELSSELKKVASALSATPLIIASQRGGEAIEENVAYDKMGIWAVTPATLNKAVRGEGPLIYSKLGRFYVDIDGGKLKKAREQRRLSLGSLARLVGVSRKTIYEYERRSMDSTLEVAIKMEEVLEQGLATPIDIFTLTTTYGHGPEDVSDPLEKNVVLRLKAMGFKVFHFKRAPFNLIAKGEHNRLLIRVARSLDHQVKREIKVVRSLADVSDSLGLAIVEEGVSTKEGGVLSYEDLRRVKSEAELIKSIE from the coding sequence GTGAGGGGAAAGCGTTTAGAGGCTTCACCTTCACCTAGTTACGCTAAGGCAATGCCCAGGGGGGCTAAGGACTTTCTTTTGAAGGAGTCTATTAGGATATTAAGAGAGTCGGGGTTTAGGGTCTCCACAACATTAATCGATAGGCGGTCTAGCTTCGACCTAATGGCCCGCAGAGACCTCTCGTTGCTAGTGGCTAAGGCAGTAGAAGAGCTCGATAAAGTGACGGAGGAGTTGAGCAGCGAGCTGAAGAAAGTAGCCTCAGCTCTTTCAGCTACCCCTCTAATAATAGCCAGCCAGAGGGGTGGCGAAGCTATCGAGGAGAACGTAGCTTACGACAAGATGGGCATATGGGCTGTGACGCCTGCTACACTAAACAAAGCCGTCCGTGGAGAAGGGCCGCTCATATACTCAAAGCTGGGACGCTTTTACGTCGACATTGACGGAGGCAAGCTGAAAAAGGCGAGGGAGCAGAGGCGCCTATCATTAGGTAGTCTAGCAAGGCTGGTAGGGGTCTCGAGAAAGACGATATATGAGTATGAGAGGAGGTCCATGGACTCAACGCTAGAGGTGGCCATTAAGATGGAGGAGGTCCTAGAGCAGGGGCTAGCCACGCCCATTGATATCTTCACCCTGACCACCACATACGGCCATGGGCCAGAGGACGTCTCAGATCCCTTAGAGAAGAACGTGGTGCTTAGGCTCAAGGCAATGGGCTTCAAGGTATTTCACTTCAAGAGGGCCCCCTTCAACCTCATAGCTAAAGGCGAGCACAACCGCCTACTCATAAGAGTGGCGAGGAGCTTAGACCATCAAGTTAAGAGGGAGATAAAAGTAGTGAGGAGCCTAGCCGATGTGAGCGATAGCTTAGGTCTCGCTATAGTTGAAGAGGGGGTTTCAACAAAGGAGGGGGGCGTGCTCTCCTACGAAGACCTAAGGAGGGTGAAGAGCGAAGCTGAGCTCATTAAGTCCATAGAGTAG
- a CDS encoding alpha/beta fold hydrolase, translating into MFYLPIIEALRNTRRALRLAESFLGREFLPWDEDTPYFIPDIEVGRTPKIEIYSDDGVKLYRYMPRTERQFKTPLLLVYALINKPYILDLYPERSVVRKFLDAGFDVYLMKWGDVTVADQFGLAEYIDIFMYDFINYLKDYAGVDKVSILGYCMGGGLSAIYTSLYPENVRNLLLLAASLFFSKDIGGLVRLSDERFFDPEELVAPLGYIPAWFLTERFKMLRPLENYVTKFVSMLLNADREGFLDLFFRMERWIHDGVNVAPYVYVEYVKELYQRNALCEGTLFVNGRRVDPRRIEMPVAAIVGRRDHLVPPKNTLGFLDYVSSKDKAVFEADVGHAGLVVSGKAMEMWDKVVEWLSKRSGSKVERRP; encoded by the coding sequence ATGTTTTACCTCCCTATAATCGAGGCGTTGAGGAACACGCGGAGGGCCTTAAGGCTCGCTGAGTCGTTTCTAGGTAGGGAGTTTCTCCCCTGGGATGAAGATACGCCCTACTTTATCCCAGACATCGAGGTTGGGCGTACCCCAAAGATAGAGATCTACAGCGACGATGGAGTGAAGCTATACAGGTACATGCCTCGGACTGAGCGACAGTTTAAAACACCGCTACTACTAGTCTACGCACTAATAAATAAGCCGTACATCCTAGACCTCTACCCGGAGAGGAGCGTTGTAAGGAAGTTCCTCGACGCAGGCTTCGACGTCTACTTAATGAAGTGGGGTGACGTGACAGTGGCTGATCAGTTCGGCCTAGCTGAGTACATCGACATATTTATGTACGACTTCATCAACTACCTCAAGGATTACGCGGGCGTCGACAAGGTCTCTATTCTCGGCTACTGTATGGGCGGTGGGCTATCAGCCATATACACTTCTCTATACCCAGAGAACGTAAGAAACCTCCTCCTACTTGCTGCGTCGCTATTCTTCAGTAAGGATATTGGCGGCCTCGTCAGGCTTAGTGATGAGCGCTTCTTCGACCCTGAAGAGCTTGTTGCACCGCTGGGCTACATTCCAGCCTGGTTTCTGACAGAGAGGTTTAAAATGTTAAGGCCGCTGGAGAACTACGTTACTAAGTTCGTAAGCATGCTCCTAAACGCTGACAGAGAGGGCTTCTTAGACTTGTTCTTTAGAATGGAGCGCTGGATACACGATGGCGTGAACGTAGCCCCCTACGTTTATGTAGAGTACGTTAAGGAGCTCTACCAGAGGAATGCGCTGTGTGAAGGCACTCTCTTCGTTAATGGGAGGAGGGTCGATCCAAGACGCATAGAGATGCCCGTAGCTGCAATAGTGGGGAGGAGGGACCACCTAGTCCCACCTAAGAATACGCTAGGCTTCCTTGACTACGTCTCAAGTAAAGATAAGGCTGTCTTCGAGGCCGACGTTGGGCACGCCGGCCTCGTGGTCTCGGGCAAAGCGATGGAGATGTGGGATAAGGTCGTAGAATGGCTGTCTAAGAGAAGCGGTAGTAAAGTCGAGAGGAGACCCTAA
- a CDS encoding fibrillarin-like rRNA/tRNA 2'-O-methyltransferase — MLIEAHEYEAIYWVRDELGSRLATLSLAPGVKVYDEELVRRNGREYRIWNPYRSKLAASIIKNLRPLPIKPGCKVLYLGAASGTTCSHVSDIVGHKGRVFAVEFAPRVMREFIARVAEHRVNVVAILGDARHPESYAHLVEEVDVIYQDVAQPEQGQILVDNVKMFLRPKGWTLLAVKARSVDVAKEPSEVYRRELETLKRGGLKIEQVIHLEPYDEDHAMILSQYEG; from the coding sequence GTGCTCATAGAGGCGCACGAGTACGAAGCAATCTATTGGGTGCGCGACGAGCTTGGAAGTAGGCTAGCGACGTTAAGCCTAGCTCCGGGGGTCAAGGTATACGACGAGGAGCTGGTAAGAAGAAATGGCAGAGAGTACAGGATATGGAACCCCTACCGCTCTAAGCTAGCGGCTAGTATCATAAAGAACCTACGCCCCCTCCCCATTAAGCCTGGCTGTAAAGTACTATACTTAGGAGCCGCCTCTGGCACTACATGCTCTCACGTATCTGACATCGTTGGCCACAAGGGTAGAGTGTTCGCTGTAGAGTTCGCCCCTAGGGTGATGAGGGAGTTCATAGCTAGAGTGGCTGAGCACAGAGTCAACGTCGTCGCTATCCTGGGAGATGCCCGCCACCCTGAGTCCTATGCACACTTAGTCGAGGAGGTGGACGTGATATATCAAGACGTAGCTCAGCCTGAGCAGGGCCAAATACTCGTCGATAACGTTAAGATGTTCCTAAGGCCGAAGGGCTGGACGCTGCTAGCGGTAAAGGCGAGGAGCGTCGATGTAGCTAAGGAGCCCTCAGAGGTATATCGCAGAGAGTTAGAGACCCTAAAGCGTGGAGGGCTTAAAATAGAGCAAGTAATTCACTTAGAGCCTTACGACGAAGACCACGCCATGATCCTCTCTCAATACGAGGGGTAG
- a CDS encoding C/D box methylation guide ribonucleoprotein complex aNOP56 subunit (functions along with aFIB and aL7a; guides 2'-O-methylation of ribose to specific sites in RNAs) produces MAYLVPTFFGILICDDEGRVLYAKKFEGPPSSIAEKVLALERGELTKDLKELCRGAKQRGLAKLIVENEGVAKSLSKEAEVTASVSTPSLAAEKVRSRLSKLAIELGVASSEEEYSLLIHEVSLHLAKLRLKMAVEKQDLFIAQAVTALDELDRVVNLLVSRVREWYGYHFPEANSILSDHEAFARLVSKVGQRSKLSEEGLRSIGLPADKISSLLQASASSLGADLDEAGVRPISDLAHVILSLYAIRRELELYISSAMDYVAPNLKSLVGPLIAARLIAIAGGLEKLAKLPSSTVQLLGAEKALFRSLRTGAKPPKHGIIFQFPEVHRSPRWQRGKIARALAGKLSIAARVDYFTGEYIADELKKDLEARIKEIKEKYVKPPAKPAPRRAKVKAKPKKRSE; encoded by the coding sequence GTGGCATACTTAGTACCCACGTTTTTCGGCATACTCATCTGTGATGACGAGGGGAGGGTGCTTTACGCCAAGAAGTTCGAGGGCCCTCCTTCCTCGATAGCTGAGAAGGTCTTAGCCCTTGAGCGCGGCGAGCTAACTAAGGACCTCAAGGAGCTATGTAGAGGGGCGAAGCAAAGAGGGCTCGCGAAGCTCATAGTAGAGAACGAGGGAGTCGCTAAGTCCCTATCTAAGGAGGCAGAGGTAACAGCGTCCGTCTCTACGCCAAGCCTAGCAGCTGAAAAAGTAAGGTCTAGGCTAAGCAAGCTAGCGATAGAGCTAGGAGTAGCATCTTCCGAAGAAGAGTACTCCTTACTCATCCACGAGGTGTCCCTTCACCTAGCTAAGCTAAGGCTTAAAATGGCAGTAGAGAAGCAAGACCTCTTCATAGCTCAAGCAGTTACAGCGCTAGATGAACTAGATCGCGTCGTAAACCTACTCGTATCTAGGGTGAGGGAGTGGTACGGCTACCACTTTCCTGAGGCTAACTCCATCTTAAGTGACCACGAGGCCTTCGCTAGGTTAGTGTCCAAGGTAGGCCAGCGCAGTAAACTGAGCGAGGAGGGGTTAAGGTCGATAGGGTTACCAGCTGATAAGATCTCCTCCCTGCTCCAAGCTTCAGCTAGCTCACTAGGCGCTGACTTAGATGAGGCTGGGGTTAGGCCGATAAGCGATTTAGCGCACGTAATCCTATCTCTCTACGCCATAAGGAGGGAGCTGGAGCTCTACATATCTTCAGCGATGGACTACGTAGCGCCAAACCTAAAGAGCCTCGTGGGGCCCCTAATAGCCGCTAGGCTCATAGCGATAGCTGGTGGCTTAGAGAAGCTCGCTAAGCTCCCCTCAAGCACCGTGCAGCTCCTCGGCGCTGAGAAAGCCCTCTTCAGGTCCCTTAGGACAGGGGCTAAGCCTCCTAAGCACGGAATAATCTTCCAGTTCCCTGAGGTACATAGGTCTCCTAGGTGGCAGCGCGGGAAGATAGCAAGGGCGCTTGCGGGAAAGCTCTCCATAGCGGCTCGCGTCGACTACTTTACCGGGGAGTACATAGCCGACGAGCTCAAGAAGGACCTAGAGGCTAGGATTAAGGAGATTAAGGAGAAGTACGTTAAGCCACCAGCTAAGCCAGCGCCTAGGAGGGCTAAGGTAAAGGCTAAGCCAAAGAAGCGTAGCGAGTAG
- a CDS encoding alpha/beta fold hydrolase — translation MRRGLGVIVEKVRSVKPGACEYRTVYEDWLFKLHRFKADVKYETPVLISYAFINRPYILDLHEEVSVIKLLTKAGLDVWLIDWGYPTLADRHLGIADLVDFIDRSVDLVRQERGVEKVTLWGYCLGATLAIVYASLHPERVRNLVIQAPLFSSETNNTLAAWARSIDPSKVSGALLNATGGFLNTAFLLADPVRLIITKYQSLLDNIEDEGFVKDFFYMEHWIFDSPCVPGKLFEEYITRWYHRNELAKGEFSVDGRRVDLSRITMPTLVLVAKRDHIVPPESATPFFEAIPSRDKRMLVSDKGHIGLTVSRSSHAKVWPEVVKWLLRRSTRTRSQKCTKSSEGS, via the coding sequence TTGAGGAGGGGCTTAGGAGTGATCGTGGAGAAGGTAAGGAGCGTCAAGCCCGGGGCCTGTGAGTATAGGACTGTCTATGAGGACTGGCTGTTTAAGTTACATAGGTTCAAGGCTGACGTAAAGTACGAGACCCCAGTCCTCATAAGCTATGCCTTCATAAACCGCCCGTACATTCTAGACCTTCACGAAGAAGTTAGCGTAATTAAGCTACTCACTAAGGCCGGGCTGGACGTATGGCTAATAGACTGGGGGTATCCAACGCTCGCAGATAGACACCTGGGCATAGCGGACCTGGTCGACTTCATAGACAGGAGCGTAGACTTAGTGAGGCAGGAGAGGGGGGTTGAGAAAGTTACTCTTTGGGGCTACTGCTTAGGGGCTACGCTAGCAATAGTCTACGCCTCACTCCACCCAGAGAGGGTAAGGAACCTAGTTATTCAAGCCCCGCTATTTAGCTCCGAGACTAACAACACGCTCGCAGCCTGGGCTAGAAGCATAGACCCAAGTAAGGTCTCAGGGGCTTTGCTTAACGCAACCGGGGGCTTCCTAAACACCGCCTTTCTCCTCGCAGACCCGGTGAGGCTAATAATTACTAAGTATCAATCACTGCTCGATAACATCGAGGACGAGGGTTTTGTTAAGGACTTCTTCTACATGGAGCACTGGATCTTCGACTCTCCCTGCGTCCCCGGGAAACTATTCGAGGAGTACATTACCCGGTGGTACCACAGGAACGAGCTAGCTAAGGGGGAGTTTAGTGTCGATGGGAGGAGGGTTGACTTAAGCAGGATAACCATGCCCACCCTAGTCCTCGTGGCTAAGAGAGATCACATAGTCCCCCCTGAGAGCGCCACTCCTTTCTTTGAGGCCATACCTTCAAGAGATAAGAGGATGCTGGTATCAGACAAGGGCCATATAGGCTTAACTGTTAGTCGATCGTCTCACGCCAAGGTGTGGCCGGAGGTGGTTAAGTGGCTATTAAGAAGATCGACCAGGACAAGGTCGCAGAAATGTACGAAGAGCTCGGAGGGGAGCTGA
- a CDS encoding 30S ribosomal protein S19: MSARGYTYRGKTLEELLKMPMDDFIKLLPARQRRSLLRGLTEEERKLLGKIREAKQKGLNKPIETHARDMVILPEMVGMTIHVHNGKEFVPVEITEEMIGHRLGEFALTCKKVEHGAPGLRATRGSMYVPLK; the protein is encoded by the coding sequence ATGAGTGCGAGGGGCTATACTTACAGAGGGAAGACCCTAGAGGAGCTGCTTAAGATGCCCATGGACGACTTCATCAAGCTCCTCCCGGCTAGACAGCGCCGAAGCTTACTGCGAGGCCTAACTGAAGAGGAGCGTAAGCTACTTGGGAAGATAAGGGAGGCGAAGCAGAAAGGCCTCAATAAGCCTATCGAGACCCACGCGCGCGACATGGTAATACTCCCTGAAATGGTAGGGATGACTATACACGTCCATAACGGTAAGGAGTTCGTCCCCGTCGAAATAACCGAGGAGATGATAGGTCACCGTCTAGGTGAGTTCGCACTGACTTGTAAGAAGGTGGAGCACGGCGCGCCTGGGCTACGTGCCACTAGGGGCTCGATGTACGTACCGCTTAAGTAA
- a CDS encoding class I SAM-dependent methyltransferase translates to MLEAEAARYAEWAEKFKWWYENLALKIRRFAVASSILDVGSGSGLLIKELSKIFPRAIIVGIDKNQYMCKFSRALRSDEEAMPFKDEAFDLVVFSYSLRKPPFLPILLEAKRVLRRGGVIAVRDVNSEVSPFIKSLVATLIERNVSRSYAEEVRVLFETFPSPSFFAKLISSLFEVLYFSTTIFGFDIIGRKN, encoded by the coding sequence TTGCTAGAGGCAGAGGCTGCTAGGTACGCTGAGTGGGCTGAGAAGTTTAAATGGTGGTATGAAAACCTCGCCCTGAAGATAAGGAGGTTCGCAGTAGCTAGCTCAATACTAGACGTGGGCTCTGGGAGCGGGCTTCTAATTAAGGAGCTCTCAAAGATTTTCCCACGCGCAATTATAGTCGGCATCGATAAGAACCAGTACATGTGTAAGTTCTCGCGTGCGCTACGTAGTGATGAGGAGGCTATGCCCTTTAAGGACGAGGCCTTTGACCTCGTAGTCTTTTCATACTCGCTCCGCAAGCCCCCCTTTCTCCCAATTCTCTTAGAGGCTAAGAGGGTCTTAAGGAGGGGAGGGGTAATCGCGGTGAGGGACGTTAACTCTGAGGTCTCACCGTTCATCAAAAGCCTCGTAGCCACGTTAATAGAGAGGAACGTGAGCAGGAGCTATGCTGAAGAAGTTAGAGTACTGTTTGAGACGTTCCCTAGCCCTAGCTTCTTTGCTAAGCTCATCAGCAGCCTCTTTGAGGTCTTATACTTCTCAACTACGATCTTCGGCTTTGACATCATAGGGAGAAAAAATTGA
- a CDS encoding MaoC family dehydratase has product MAIKKIDQDKVAEMYEELGGELKAFEKLGGEVDVGYRVVYEKKISEVDVLFFGLASGDMNPIHFSEEEAAKTKFGARVVHGMLTTSLASAAVARMPGVVVLLENYFKYLAPVRIGDTVRVEEVVTEKEGRRYRVEVRCFTGSKVVAEGYLKVLIW; this is encoded by the coding sequence GTGGCTATTAAGAAGATCGACCAGGACAAGGTCGCAGAAATGTACGAAGAGCTCGGAGGGGAGCTGAAGGCCTTTGAGAAGCTTGGGGGAGAAGTAGACGTAGGGTATAGGGTGGTCTACGAGAAGAAGATAAGCGAAGTAGACGTGCTCTTCTTTGGCCTAGCCTCTGGAGACATGAACCCCATCCACTTTAGCGAAGAGGAGGCAGCTAAGACTAAGTTTGGCGCTAGGGTTGTTCACGGGATGCTTACTACGAGCTTAGCATCAGCAGCCGTCGCTAGAATGCCAGGAGTAGTGGTGCTCCTCGAGAACTACTTTAAGTACCTAGCGCCAGTGCGCATTGGAGACACAGTCCGCGTCGAAGAGGTAGTGACTGAGAAGGAAGGAAGGCGCTATAGAGTCGAGGTGAGGTGCTTCACGGGAAGTAAGGTGGTAGCTGAAGGATACCTCAAAGTACTAATCTGGTAG
- a CDS encoding THUMP domain-containing protein, whose protein sequence is MPFLVLVTTKPGKEDAIEVEIADCLYRLDPSVKVERTEFRGVLKVYTNAPSKIAAKTIRRCWIGHVSRVVPVDEVVKSPDLKAVIEAVVKLAKDIKGSVAVRFIKRGGKLGSVSQVEAEVGAVLKQRLGLSINLEDPDFEVRIEELKDEALLSILSREDRRGQERTWPPWPLQSAV, encoded by the coding sequence ATGCCCTTCTTAGTGCTAGTGACTACTAAGCCGGGGAAGGAGGACGCGATTGAGGTTGAGATAGCTGACTGCTTATATCGCCTAGACCCTAGTGTTAAGGTTGAACGCACAGAGTTCAGGGGGGTACTAAAGGTATACACGAACGCTCCATCAAAGATCGCGGCGAAGACCATAAGGAGGTGCTGGATAGGCCACGTCAGCAGAGTTGTTCCAGTAGATGAGGTAGTAAAGAGCCCTGACTTAAAGGCCGTAATAGAGGCGGTCGTTAAGCTAGCGAAGGACATCAAGGGCTCAGTGGCAGTGAGGTTCATTAAGCGCGGGGGTAAGTTAGGGTCAGTAAGCCAAGTCGAAGCCGAAGTGGGCGCGGTGTTAAAACAGAGGCTGGGGCTGAGTATCAACTTAGAGGACCCAGATTTTGAGGTAAGGATAGAGGAGTTAAAGGATGAAGCCTTACTGTCTATTTTAAGCCGCGAGGACCGGAGGGGCCAGGAGAGGACGTGGCCTCCATGGCCTCTCCAGTCAGCTGTGTAA
- a CDS encoding MoaD/ThiS family protein, producing MRVTVVLGGAYREVVGRKELVEELPEGSSAKDLVSKLASRYGGPFKAVVDPNEEEWVSRDVIVLVNSAVVRKLNHELRDKDKVLIADLIEVSLAGG from the coding sequence TTGAGGGTCACAGTAGTCCTTGGCGGCGCGTATCGAGAGGTTGTAGGTAGGAAGGAGCTTGTTGAGGAGTTGCCTGAGGGCTCTAGCGCAAAGGACTTAGTAAGTAAGCTGGCCTCGAGGTATGGAGGGCCGTTTAAAGCCGTAGTCGATCCTAACGAGGAGGAGTGGGTTAGCCGCGACGTCATAGTCTTAGTCAACTCAGCCGTAGTCCGGAAGCTAAATCATGAGTTGAGGGATAAAGATAAAGTGTTAATAGCGGATTTAATCGAGGTCTCTCTGGCTGGCGGTTGA
- a CDS encoding radical SAM protein yields the protein MGREASTMSLDTARAAQALKFHIDNRWARWLLKKLFSKCRNDGRSRLEVALELFSGTRHSACFTCRHLATPIVSRIITRSGSALGANKEEVREKFKDPYWRRGLVSVINGIVKYGVRRPFTPGAPFLIVWDITTRCNLRCKHCYSTAGRPSPRELSTREVMEVIGDLADLGVATIAFSGGEPLLRPDFFEIIKATRDQGIFPAVATNGTLITKEAAKRLKEAGVGFVQISLDGASPATHDSFRGMEGAFERALEGIKNSVDQGLFVEVSTTITRLNVGELNDIIDLCKELRVNWFMMFNFIPTGRGRFIAENDLSPAEREEVLRGLWSRLKEDPELPVLSTAPQFARIALQAEGGGEAKVVPTHFYNMTLRGRLEGLSEFVGGCGAGRCYAAIEAEGDVQPCVFFPLAVGNVMKSKFSELWDTSPVFWDLRDREKLKGGCGACKYKYVCGGCRARAYGYFSDYLAPDPGCVINLGDWGRLAGSTVGSRNA from the coding sequence GTGGGTAGAGAGGCGTCCACGATGAGCCTAGATACAGCGCGCGCAGCCCAAGCCTTAAAGTTCCACATCGACAACCGGTGGGCTAGGTGGCTCCTTAAGAAGCTCTTCTCAAAGTGCCGTAATGATGGTAGGTCTAGGCTTGAAGTAGCCCTAGAGCTATTTAGCGGCACTAGACACTCTGCCTGCTTTACCTGTAGGCATCTAGCAACCCCCATCGTATCTAGGATTATCACCCGCAGCGGCTCAGCCCTAGGGGCTAACAAAGAGGAGGTGAGGGAGAAGTTCAAGGACCCCTACTGGAGGAGAGGCCTAGTCAGTGTCATTAACGGCATAGTTAAATATGGAGTCAGGAGGCCCTTCACGCCAGGCGCCCCCTTCCTCATAGTCTGGGACATAACGACTAGGTGCAACTTACGCTGCAAGCACTGCTACAGCACCGCAGGCAGGCCCTCTCCTAGAGAGCTCTCAACGAGAGAGGTAATGGAGGTCATCGGCGACCTCGCCGACTTAGGAGTTGCCACAATAGCGTTCTCGGGCGGCGAGCCGCTCTTAAGGCCTGACTTCTTCGAGATAATTAAGGCTACGAGGGATCAAGGGATATTCCCAGCGGTGGCCACGAACGGTACGCTAATAACCAAGGAGGCTGCCAAGAGGCTTAAGGAGGCCGGGGTGGGCTTTGTACAAATAAGCCTAGATGGGGCCTCCCCCGCTACCCACGATTCCTTTAGGGGGATGGAGGGGGCCTTCGAGAGGGCGCTAGAGGGTATTAAGAACTCTGTAGACCAAGGCCTGTTCGTAGAGGTATCCACTACTATTACTCGGCTCAACGTGGGCGAGCTCAACGACATAATAGATCTCTGTAAGGAGCTTCGCGTAAACTGGTTTATGATGTTTAACTTCATCCCAACGGGGAGGGGGCGCTTCATCGCGGAGAACGACCTTTCACCCGCCGAGCGTGAAGAAGTCCTTCGGGGTCTCTGGAGTAGGCTTAAAGAAGACCCTGAGCTCCCCGTCCTATCCACTGCCCCTCAGTTTGCAAGGATAGCCCTTCAAGCAGAGGGAGGGGGTGAAGCAAAGGTAGTGCCCACTCACTTCTACAACATGACCCTCCGGGGGAGGCTTGAAGGGCTAAGTGAGTTCGTAGGTGGCTGCGGAGCTGGTAGGTGCTACGCAGCTATCGAGGCAGAGGGAGACGTGCAGCCTTGCGTCTTCTTTCCACTGGCCGTGGGTAACGTGATGAAGAGTAAGTTCTCAGAGCTCTGGGATACTAGCCCAGTGTTTTGGGATCTAAGAGATCGCGAAAAGCTCAAGGGAGGGTGTGGCGCCTGTAAGTATAAATATGTATGCGGCGGCTGCAGGGCTAGGGCTTATGGCTACTTCAGCGACTACTTAGCTCCAGACCCGGGCTGTGTCATAAACCTCGGTGACTGGGGGAGGTTAGCAGGGTCCACGGTAGGAAGTAGGAATGCTTAA
- a CDS encoding DUF61 family protein: protein MLHEAEERLLKALLKHEVEKLNEHLPKEFKTLEELLSMRDPCVKTRDGGEIIFDRSELEMIASLLPEELRHQLRLPIVLLRRVDLGPGVFSVSGGRAEAYVALKLISRKGGVKLDEVKLPLYIYRPEAQVLRRKLRTSTVIGFAAEGLLDLEGQ, encoded by the coding sequence TTGCTCCACGAGGCTGAAGAGAGGCTCTTAAAGGCGCTGCTTAAGCACGAAGTAGAGAAGCTTAACGAGCACCTTCCTAAGGAATTTAAGACGTTGGAGGAACTCCTATCTATGAGAGACCCTTGCGTAAAGACTAGAGATGGAGGAGAGATAATCTTCGATCGATCTGAGCTTGAGATGATAGCTAGCCTCCTACCCGAGGAGCTCCGTCATCAGCTGCGCTTACCCATAGTCCTACTCAGGAGGGTTGACCTGGGCCCCGGGGTTTTCTCCGTGAGTGGAGGCAGAGCGGAGGCATACGTAGCGCTTAAGCTGATATCTAGGAAGGGGGGCGTGAAGCTGGATGAGGTAAAGCTACCACTTTACATCTACCGCCCTGAGGCGCAAGTGTTAAGGAGGAAACTACGCACCTCGACGGTCATAGGCTTCGCTGCAGAAGGCCTATTAGACCTAGAGGGTCAGTAG
- a CDS encoding HesA/MoeB/ThiF family protein, whose product MERYDRQIRIPGFGPGAQARLRSSSVMVVGLGGLGCAAAMYLAAAGIGRMLLVDAESVELSNLNRQVLHWTRDIGRLKVRSASEKLRELNPEVEIEELPFRLSKENVQGLVSKVGLVVDGLDNFKTRFLVNEACVRALKPYIYAGVQGFEGRVMTILPGKGPCLRCLIPSDPPEPSYTPVIGAAPGIAALIEVMEVVKLITGVGEPLIGRLLVFDGLYMTFQEVRVERRPDCPVCSSLSNG is encoded by the coding sequence TTGGAGCGCTACGATAGGCAAATACGAATCCCCGGCTTCGGCCCCGGGGCTCAGGCTAGGCTTAGGTCCTCGTCTGTAATGGTGGTGGGCCTAGGAGGCCTAGGCTGCGCAGCCGCTATGTACTTAGCAGCCGCTGGCATAGGTAGGATGCTATTAGTTGACGCCGAGAGCGTAGAGCTAAGTAACTTAAACAGACAGGTCCTCCACTGGACTAGGGATATAGGCAGGCTAAAGGTAAGGTCAGCGTCTGAAAAGCTACGCGAGCTAAATCCAGAGGTTGAAATAGAAGAGCTACCTTTTAGGCTTAGTAAAGAAAACGTGCAGGGCCTAGTGTCAAAGGTAGGCTTAGTCGTAGACGGCTTAGATAACTTCAAGACTAGGTTCTTAGTTAACGAGGCGTGCGTAAGAGCCCTCAAGCCATATATCTACGCCGGCGTGCAGGGCTTTGAAGGAAGGGTTATGACGATACTCCCTGGCAAGGGGCCCTGCCTTCGCTGCTTAATACCTTCCGACCCCCCTGAGCCATCCTACACTCCAGTCATCGGAGCAGCTCCAGGCATCGCAGCGTTAATCGAGGTCATGGAGGTCGTTAAGCTCATCACCGGCGTGGGGGAGCCCCTCATAGGTAGGCTCCTAGTGTTCGACGGACTATACATGACCTTCCAGGAGGTACGCGTGGAGAGGAGGCCCGACTGTCCAGTGTGCAGTAGCTTAAGTAATGGCTGA